From a region of the Apibacter sp. B3706 genome:
- a CDS encoding ABC-F family ATP-binding cassette domain-containing protein, with protein MILVQNLGLHFAGSYLFENVNFRINKNDRIGLAGKNGAGKSTLLKILSGEQPSTEGNVEKEGEVRIGFLKQDLDFEKGRTVWDEAKLAFKELNIINEKIDTINHALATRTDYESEEYHKLIHDLTDLTDRFSHLGGYNIDGEIEKILKGLGFKESDFNRLTDDFSGGWRMRIELAKLLLEENDVLLLDEPTNHLDIESIIWLESFLITYSGAVVLVSHDKQFLTNVTNRTIEISNKSIQDYKANYTKYLILRQERKEKLLQQQKNQEQEIKRTEQLINKFRAKASKASFAQSLMKKLDKVERIEVEDDDITRFNIRFEPSITPGKIIFKAENLGKSFDTHTIFENANFYIERGEKIAFIGQNGQGKTTMARIMDGLLSYQGKLEIGHNVQIGYFAQNQSEELNASKTILEEAEDSATEESRPKVRDLLGSFLFQGDDVHKKVSVLSGGERNRLALCKLLLRPFNTLIMDEPTNHLDIQSKAILKHALKNFTGTLILVSHDREFLDDLADKIFEFRNGEVKEFLGNINEYLEYRKKENMREVDIEKSTTRKVTSENTPTKTSQEKQFKSKEQKSLENKLSKLENDIENTEQKISAFEDIFSKENPKEEDIKEYSELKEKLTRITHEWENMFSQLNG; from the coding sequence ATGATATTAGTCCAGAATCTAGGTTTACATTTTGCAGGATCTTATCTATTTGAAAATGTAAATTTTAGAATTAATAAAAATGATCGTATTGGATTAGCGGGTAAAAATGGTGCAGGTAAATCAACTTTATTAAAAATTTTGTCCGGTGAGCAACCTTCAACTGAAGGAAATGTTGAAAAAGAAGGAGAAGTTCGCATTGGATTCTTAAAACAAGATTTAGATTTTGAGAAAGGAAGAACCGTATGGGATGAGGCAAAACTGGCTTTCAAAGAATTAAATATAATCAATGAAAAAATTGATACAATCAATCATGCTCTTGCTACAAGGACCGACTATGAATCTGAGGAATATCACAAGCTTATTCATGATTTAACCGATCTAACCGATCGATTTTCTCATTTAGGCGGCTACAATATTGATGGAGAAATTGAAAAAATATTAAAAGGGTTAGGTTTTAAAGAATCCGATTTTAATAGGCTTACTGATGATTTTTCAGGAGGATGGAGAATGAGAATTGAGTTAGCTAAACTCTTATTGGAAGAAAATGATGTGCTGCTTCTTGACGAGCCTACCAACCATTTAGATATTGAATCCATCATTTGGTTGGAAAGTTTTTTAATTACTTATAGTGGAGCGGTGGTGCTAGTTTCACACGATAAACAGTTTTTAACCAATGTTACCAATCGAACTATTGAAATTTCCAATAAATCCATACAAGATTATAAAGCTAATTATACCAAATACCTTATTTTAAGGCAAGAAAGAAAGGAAAAACTTCTTCAGCAACAAAAAAATCAAGAACAAGAGATTAAGCGTACGGAACAATTAATCAATAAATTTCGTGCAAAAGCTAGTAAGGCTTCTTTTGCTCAATCTCTTATGAAGAAATTAGATAAGGTAGAACGCATTGAGGTGGAAGATGATGACATAACTCGTTTTAATATTCGTTTCGAACCGAGTATTACTCCCGGAAAAATAATTTTTAAAGCAGAAAATTTAGGTAAATCTTTCGATACTCATACTATTTTTGAAAATGCCAATTTTTACATCGAACGGGGAGAGAAAATAGCTTTCATCGGTCAAAACGGTCAGGGAAAAACTACTATGGCTAGAATTATGGATGGCTTATTATCTTATCAGGGAAAACTTGAAATAGGCCACAACGTTCAAATTGGATATTTTGCTCAAAACCAATCTGAAGAGCTAAATGCTTCTAAAACTATCTTAGAAGAAGCTGAAGATTCGGCTACAGAAGAATCTCGTCCTAAAGTTCGAGACTTGTTAGGTTCATTTCTTTTTCAAGGAGATGATGTTCATAAAAAAGTGTCTGTACTTTCCGGAGGGGAAAGAAATCGATTGGCTTTATGTAAATTACTTCTTCGACCTTTCAATACGTTGATAATGGACGAGCCTACAAATCACTTGGATATACAATCTAAAGCGATATTAAAACACGCCTTAAAGAATTTTACGGGGACACTGATTTTAGTATCTCATGATCGTGAATTCTTAGATGACTTAGCCGACAAGATTTTTGAATTCAGAAATGGAGAAGTAAAAGAATTTTTAGGTAATATCAATGAATATTTAGAGTATCGTAAAAAAGAAAATATGAGAGAAGTTGATATCGAAAAATCAACTACCCGTAAAGTGACTTCAGAAAATACACCTACTAAAACTTCTCAGGAAAAGCAATTTAAATCGAAAGAACAAAAATCGTTAGAAAATAAATTGTCTAAACTTGAAAATGACATTGAAAATACAGAACAAAAGATTTCTGCTTTTGAAGATATATTTAGTAAGGAAAACCCAAAAGAGGAAGATATTAAGGAGTATTCTGAATTAAAGGAAAAGCTTACCCGAATTACTCATGAGTGGGAGAACATGTTTTCTCAATTAAACGGATAG
- a CDS encoding enoyl-ACP reductase — protein sequence MSHGLLKGKKGIIFGALDSNSIAWKVAEQAHAEGAEFILTNSPVALRKGELNALAEKTGSDTVPADATSMEDLNKLFDHALEKFGKLDFILHSIGMSINVRKNKDYTDINYEWLTKGWDISAVSFHKVMKTAWDKDAMNEWGSILALSYIAAQRTFPGYNDMADNKAYLESIARSFGYEWGIRNKVRVNTISQSPTPTTAGNGVKGFGGFIEFAEEISPLGNATAEECANYCITLFSDLTRKVTLQNLFHDGGFSNVGVSERVMKRFEK from the coding sequence ATGTCTCACGGATTATTAAAGGGGAAAAAGGGAATTATTTTCGGGGCGCTAGATTCTAACTCCATTGCATGGAAAGTTGCAGAACAAGCTCATGCAGAAGGAGCTGAATTTATCCTTACTAATTCCCCAGTCGCTCTTAGAAAAGGGGAACTTAACGCATTGGCTGAAAAAACCGGCTCTGATACGGTTCCTGCTGATGCCACTTCAATGGAAGATTTGAATAAACTTTTCGATCATGCTCTTGAAAAATTCGGAAAGCTTGATTTTATTTTACATTCTATAGGAATGTCTATTAATGTCAGAAAAAATAAAGATTATACTGATATAAATTACGAATGGTTAACTAAAGGCTGGGATATTTCTGCTGTTTCTTTCCATAAAGTTATGAAAACTGCTTGGGATAAAGACGCTATGAATGAATGGGGTAGTATTTTGGCTCTTTCTTATATTGCCGCTCAAAGAACTTTTCCCGGCTATAATGATATGGCTGATAATAAAGCTTATTTGGAAAGTATTGCAAGAAGTTTCGGTTACGAATGGGGAATCCGTAACAAAGTTAGAGTTAATACAATTTCTCAATCGCCTACTCCTACTACTGCAGGAAACGGGGTAAAAGGTTTTGGTGGATTTATTGAATTTGCTGAAGAAATTTCTCCGCTTGGTAATGCTACCGCTGAGGAATGTGCAAATTATTGTATTACGTTATTTTCCGACCTAACCAGAAAAGTAACTCTTCAAAATCTTTTCCATGATGGAGGTTTCTCCAATGTTGGAGTTAGTGAAAGAGTTATGAAACGTTTTGAAAAATAA